A stretch of the Oncorhynchus mykiss isolate Arlee chromosome 23, USDA_OmykA_1.1, whole genome shotgun sequence genome encodes the following:
- the dhx32b gene encoding putative pre-mRNA-splicing factor ATP-dependent RNA helicase DHX32 isoform X1: protein MAQGITGEKYWEDRVAFETEGAGQEVVEYGDVLELNRFDGLPYSSRYYTLLKERMDLPVWKAKCDFMDKLANRQFIIVSGTARTGRSSQWGVLNRCTLQEKREMFKLIPQWCAEFCLAVQYQNGMVVCTQVHRQHTVDLALRVADEMDVNIGHEVGYSIPLETCCSGDTVLRYCTDDMLLREMMSDPMLEHYGVIVIDQAHERTVSTDVLLGLLKDITLQRPELRVVLLTATHPGPKLLGHYKNVPLIQLEGVCSAEVVYTGTSHKDYFCSALRLVLEIHHSQEEGDIVVFLATTQEIDLARDILLREEANIPTHLGELLPISVHPGLGGTLPMPGEEEGRCRRVFLTSSPNEDLFWAVHMLNFVIDAGVQKRNVYNPRIRANSVAIQPISRIQAESRKQLVGPTGKTFCLYPEDTPLPSETRPHILESDITSTVLFLKRMDIGGLGRCDFIDRPDPEGLMQALEELDYLAALDDDGNLSEIGIIMSEFPLEPQMAKTLLASCEFDCVNEVVTIAAMLTAPSCFLVPSRELRLEASQCHLKFQHPEGDHFTLINIYKAFKQNQHEPFVSVEKWCQDYFLSLSALQTADAIRSELTDILRRIELPVSMPSFGSKGNTLNIKRALLAGFFMQVARDVDSSGNYFMLTHKHVAQIHPFSAYGTKTPKLGLPEWVLFHQYSFSEDNCIRTVSHISPEEFIQMAPQYFFFNLPPSESKDILQNILDNGAEHYKAKKLQKSPSLESIPEVTASCVIQ from the exons ATGGCGCAGGGCATAACCGGAGAGAAGTATTGGGAGGATAGAGTAGCCTTCGAAACAGAAGGAGCAGGTCAAGAAGTTGTAGAATATGGTGATGTTTTGGAGCTTAATCGATTTGACGGACTACCCTACTCCTCTCGATATTACACATTACTGAAGGAAAGGATGGATCTGCCAGTTTGGAAAGCCAAGTGTGATTTCATGGACAAGCTGGCCAACAGGCAGTTTATTATTGTCTCTGGCACGGCAAGAACTGGCAGAAGCTCTCAG TGGGGAGTACTGAACcggtgcacacttcaggagaaaagAGAGATGTTCAAACTG ATCCCCCAGTGGTGTGCAGAGTTCTGCCTGGCTGTCCAGTACCAGAATGGCATGGTGGTGTGCACCCAGGTCCACAGGCAACATACAGTGGATCTGGCCCTGCGTGTCGCTGATGAGATGGACGTCAACATCGGCCATGAAGTGGGCTACAGCATCCCCCTAGAGACATGCTGCTCTGGTGACACTGTTCTCAG GTACTGCACTGATGACATGCTGCTCAGAGAGATGATGTCAGACCCCATGCTGGAGCACTACGGTGTCATCGTCATCGACCAAGCCCACGAGAGGACGGTCAGTACAGATGTTCTACTGGGTCTTCTCAAAGACATCACCCTGCAGAGGCCCGAGCTCCGTGTGGTGCTCCTCACAGCTACACACCCAGGACCCAAACTACTGGGCCACTACAAGAATGTCCCACTGATCCAGCTGGAGGGGGTATGTTCAGCGGAGGTGGTGTATACTGGTACCAGCCACAAGGACTACTTCTGCTCTGCCCTGCGTCTGGTTCTGGAGATACACCACTCCCAAGAGGAAGGGGATATAGTCGTGTTTTTGGCCACAACTCAA GAGATAGATCTTGCCCGTGATATCCTCCTTCGCGAGGAGGCCAATATACCCACACATCTAGGGGAACTTCTCCCTATCTCGGTGCACCCTGGGCTGGGTGGAACTCTACCCATGCCGGGTGAAGAGGAAGGCCGGTGCAGAAGAGTATTCCTCACCTCCAGTCCAAATGAAGACCTCTTTTGGGCTGTGCACATGCTGAACTTTGTCATTGATGCCGGTGTCCAGAAAAGAAAT GTTTATAACCCTAGGATCAGGGCGAACTCAGTCGCCATTCAACCTATCAGTCGGATCCAAGCAGAAAGCCGCAAACAGCTTGTAGGACCAACAG GGAAGACTTTTTGTCTGTACCCAGAGGACACACCCCTTCCCAGTGAAACACGCCCCCACATCCTTGAGTCTGACATCACATCCACAGTGCTCTTCCTGAAGAGGATGGACATCGGCGGTCTGGGCCGCTGTGACTTTATCGACAGGCCAG ATCCGGAGGGTCTGATGCAGGCCTTGGAGGAACTGGACTATCTAGCAGCCCTGGATGACGATGGGAACCTGTCGGAGATCGGCATCATCATGTCTGAGTTCCCCCTGGAGCCCCAGATGGCCAAGACACTACTAGCCTCCTGCGAGTTTGACTGTGTCAACGAGGTGGTCACCATCGCCGCCATGCTGACAG CACCAAGCTGCTTTCTGGTCCCCTCAAGGGAGTTGAGGCTAGAGGCCTCTCAGTGTCACCTGAAGTTCCAGCACCCAGAGGGAGACCACTTCACCCTCATCAACATCTACAAGGCTTTCAAACAGAACCAGCATGAGCCCT TTGTCAGTGTGGAGAAGTGGTGTCAGGACTACTTCCTGAGTCTGTCTGCCCTGCAGACGGCTGATGCTATCCGCTCTGAGCTGACTGACATCCTGAGGAGGATAGAGCTGCCTGTCTCCATGCCTTCCTTTGGCTCCAAGGGAAACACTCTCAACATTAAGAGAGCGCTGCTAGCTGGCTTCTTCATGCAG GTGGCAAGGGATGTGGATTCATCGGGGAATTACTTCATGTTGACACACAAGCACGTGGCCCAGATCCACCCTTTCTCTGCCTACGGCACCAAGACACCCAAACTGGGCCTGCCGGAGTGGGTCCTCTTCCATCAGTACTCCTTCTCAGAGGACAACTGCATCCGCACCGTGTCCCACATATCCCCAGAGGA GTTCATTCAGATGGCTCCACAGTACTTCTTCTTCAACCTGCCTCCCAGCGAGAGCAAGGACATCCTCCAGAACATCTTAGACAATGGAGCTGAACACTACAAAGCGAAGAAGCTTCAAAAGAGCCCCAGTCTAGAGAGCATACCCGAAGTCACCGCCAGTTGTGTCATACAGTGA
- the dhx32b gene encoding putative pre-mRNA-splicing factor ATP-dependent RNA helicase DHX32 isoform X2, translating into MAQGITGEKYWEDRVAFETEGAGQEVVEYGDVLELNRFDGLPYSSRYYTLLKERMDLPVWKAKCDFMDKLANRQFIIVSGTARTGRSSQIPQWCAEFCLAVQYQNGMVVCTQVHRQHTVDLALRVADEMDVNIGHEVGYSIPLETCCSGDTVLRYCTDDMLLREMMSDPMLEHYGVIVIDQAHERTVSTDVLLGLLKDITLQRPELRVVLLTATHPGPKLLGHYKNVPLIQLEGVCSAEVVYTGTSHKDYFCSALRLVLEIHHSQEEGDIVVFLATTQEIDLARDILLREEANIPTHLGELLPISVHPGLGGTLPMPGEEEGRCRRVFLTSSPNEDLFWAVHMLNFVIDAGVQKRNVYNPRIRANSVAIQPISRIQAESRKQLVGPTGKTFCLYPEDTPLPSETRPHILESDITSTVLFLKRMDIGGLGRCDFIDRPDPEGLMQALEELDYLAALDDDGNLSEIGIIMSEFPLEPQMAKTLLASCEFDCVNEVVTIAAMLTAPSCFLVPSRELRLEASQCHLKFQHPEGDHFTLINIYKAFKQNQHEPFVSVEKWCQDYFLSLSALQTADAIRSELTDILRRIELPVSMPSFGSKGNTLNIKRALLAGFFMQVARDVDSSGNYFMLTHKHVAQIHPFSAYGTKTPKLGLPEWVLFHQYSFSEDNCIRTVSHISPEEFIQMAPQYFFFNLPPSESKDILQNILDNGAEHYKAKKLQKSPSLESIPEVTASCVIQ; encoded by the exons ATGGCGCAGGGCATAACCGGAGAGAAGTATTGGGAGGATAGAGTAGCCTTCGAAACAGAAGGAGCAGGTCAAGAAGTTGTAGAATATGGTGATGTTTTGGAGCTTAATCGATTTGACGGACTACCCTACTCCTCTCGATATTACACATTACTGAAGGAAAGGATGGATCTGCCAGTTTGGAAAGCCAAGTGTGATTTCATGGACAAGCTGGCCAACAGGCAGTTTATTATTGTCTCTGGCACGGCAAGAACTGGCAGAAGCTCTCAG ATCCCCCAGTGGTGTGCAGAGTTCTGCCTGGCTGTCCAGTACCAGAATGGCATGGTGGTGTGCACCCAGGTCCACAGGCAACATACAGTGGATCTGGCCCTGCGTGTCGCTGATGAGATGGACGTCAACATCGGCCATGAAGTGGGCTACAGCATCCCCCTAGAGACATGCTGCTCTGGTGACACTGTTCTCAG GTACTGCACTGATGACATGCTGCTCAGAGAGATGATGTCAGACCCCATGCTGGAGCACTACGGTGTCATCGTCATCGACCAAGCCCACGAGAGGACGGTCAGTACAGATGTTCTACTGGGTCTTCTCAAAGACATCACCCTGCAGAGGCCCGAGCTCCGTGTGGTGCTCCTCACAGCTACACACCCAGGACCCAAACTACTGGGCCACTACAAGAATGTCCCACTGATCCAGCTGGAGGGGGTATGTTCAGCGGAGGTGGTGTATACTGGTACCAGCCACAAGGACTACTTCTGCTCTGCCCTGCGTCTGGTTCTGGAGATACACCACTCCCAAGAGGAAGGGGATATAGTCGTGTTTTTGGCCACAACTCAA GAGATAGATCTTGCCCGTGATATCCTCCTTCGCGAGGAGGCCAATATACCCACACATCTAGGGGAACTTCTCCCTATCTCGGTGCACCCTGGGCTGGGTGGAACTCTACCCATGCCGGGTGAAGAGGAAGGCCGGTGCAGAAGAGTATTCCTCACCTCCAGTCCAAATGAAGACCTCTTTTGGGCTGTGCACATGCTGAACTTTGTCATTGATGCCGGTGTCCAGAAAAGAAAT GTTTATAACCCTAGGATCAGGGCGAACTCAGTCGCCATTCAACCTATCAGTCGGATCCAAGCAGAAAGCCGCAAACAGCTTGTAGGACCAACAG GGAAGACTTTTTGTCTGTACCCAGAGGACACACCCCTTCCCAGTGAAACACGCCCCCACATCCTTGAGTCTGACATCACATCCACAGTGCTCTTCCTGAAGAGGATGGACATCGGCGGTCTGGGCCGCTGTGACTTTATCGACAGGCCAG ATCCGGAGGGTCTGATGCAGGCCTTGGAGGAACTGGACTATCTAGCAGCCCTGGATGACGATGGGAACCTGTCGGAGATCGGCATCATCATGTCTGAGTTCCCCCTGGAGCCCCAGATGGCCAAGACACTACTAGCCTCCTGCGAGTTTGACTGTGTCAACGAGGTGGTCACCATCGCCGCCATGCTGACAG CACCAAGCTGCTTTCTGGTCCCCTCAAGGGAGTTGAGGCTAGAGGCCTCTCAGTGTCACCTGAAGTTCCAGCACCCAGAGGGAGACCACTTCACCCTCATCAACATCTACAAGGCTTTCAAACAGAACCAGCATGAGCCCT TTGTCAGTGTGGAGAAGTGGTGTCAGGACTACTTCCTGAGTCTGTCTGCCCTGCAGACGGCTGATGCTATCCGCTCTGAGCTGACTGACATCCTGAGGAGGATAGAGCTGCCTGTCTCCATGCCTTCCTTTGGCTCCAAGGGAAACACTCTCAACATTAAGAGAGCGCTGCTAGCTGGCTTCTTCATGCAG GTGGCAAGGGATGTGGATTCATCGGGGAATTACTTCATGTTGACACACAAGCACGTGGCCCAGATCCACCCTTTCTCTGCCTACGGCACCAAGACACCCAAACTGGGCCTGCCGGAGTGGGTCCTCTTCCATCAGTACTCCTTCTCAGAGGACAACTGCATCCGCACCGTGTCCCACATATCCCCAGAGGA GTTCATTCAGATGGCTCCACAGTACTTCTTCTTCAACCTGCCTCCCAGCGAGAGCAAGGACATCCTCCAGAACATCTTAGACAATGGAGCTGAACACTACAAAGCGAAGAAGCTTCAAAAGAGCCCCAGTCTAGAGAGCATACCCGAAGTCACCGCCAGTTGTGTCATACAGTGA